A window of the Cicer arietinum cultivar CDC Frontier isolate Library 1 chromosome 6, Cicar.CDCFrontier_v2.0, whole genome shotgun sequence genome harbors these coding sequences:
- the LOC101501193 gene encoding glucan endo-1,3-beta-glucosidase 2-like, with protein MAVHFLLLLFAVFIVAADEEPFIGVNIGTDLSDMPHPTQVVALLKSQQIRHIRLYNADLAMLTALSKSGIQVVISVPNDELLSIGQSNSTATKWVHNNVLAYYPSTNITAICVGSEVLTTLPNAAKLLVNALNYIHSALVALKLDRQIKVSTPLPSTVILDSFPPSQAFFNSSLNQVIIPILEFLQSTNSYLMLNIYPYYDYMESNGAIPLDYALFKPLPPKKESIDSNTLLHYSNVFDAVVDAAYFAMSYLNYTNIPLVVTETGWPSKGSSNEPDATPDNANTYNSNLIKHVLNRTGTPKHPGISVSTYIYELYNEDTKPGILSEKNWGLFESNGIPVYVLQLTGSGAVLANDTSNETFCIAKDGADPKMLQAGIDWACGPGKVDCSPLLQGETCYEPDNVVAHANYAFDTYYHMMGKSTESCDFNEMAIISTSDPSHGSCIFAGRLGRNGTFSNVTAPSLNSSDSNSFACNLLRCELRIRSLLIVIGLLIWGVILP; from the exons ATGGCTGTgcattttcttctccttctttttGCAGTGTTTATTGTTGCAGCGGATGAAG AACCATTTATTGGGGTGAACATTGGTACAGATCTCTCAGATATGCCACACCCTACTCAAGTAGTTGCATTGCTTAAATCTCAACAAATTCGACATATTCGATTGTATAATGCAGACCTAGCAATGCTCACTGCACTGTCAAAATCAGGAATTCAAGTTGTTATCTCAGTCCCTAATGATGAACTCTTATCAATTGGTCAATCAAATTCCACAGCTACAAAATGGGTTCACAACAATGTGTTAGCATATTATCCATCCACAAACATCACAGCAATTTGTGTTGGTTCTGAGGTTTTAACTACACTCCCTAATGCAGCAAAACTTCTAGTCAATGCTCTTAACTACATACATTCAGCCCTTGTAGCTTTGAAACTCGATCGCCAGATCAAAGTCTCCACGCCTCTTCCTTCGACCGTCATACTCGATTCATTTCCACCTTCTCAAGCCTTTTTTAACAGTTCATTGAATCAAGTCATTATTCCAATACTTGAATTTTTGCAATCTACAAACTCTTATCTCATGCTTAACATTTATCCTTACTATGACTACATGGAATCAAATGGTGCTATCCCTTTGGATTATGCACTCTTCAAACCACTTCCACCAAAGAAAGAATCCATTGATTCTAACACACTTCTTCACTACTCCAATGTGTTCGATGCTGTCGTCGATGCAGCGTACTTCGCAATGTCATATCTTAATTACACTAACATTCCATTGGTAGTGACAGAAACGGGTTGGCCTTCAAAAGGTAGTTCTAACGAGCCCGATGCCACGCCAGACAATGCTAATACATACAACAGCAATTTGATCAAGCATGTGTTGAACAGAACCGGAACGCCTAAGCATCCTGGAATTTCTGTTAGTACTTATATCTATGAGCTTTACAATGAGGACACAAAGCCGGGGATATTGTCGGAGAAAAACTGGGGACTTTTTGAATCGAACGGCATACCAGTTTATGTTTTGCAGTTGACAGGATCAGGTGCAGTGTTGGCAAATGATACAAGCAATGAAACTTTTTGCATTGCTAAAGATGGTGCTGATCCAAAGATGTTGCAGGCTGGTATAGATTGGGCTTGTGGGCCTGGAAAAGTGGATTGTTCTCCATTGTTGCAGGGAGAAACTTGTTATGAACCAGATAATGTTGTTGCACATGCTAATTATGCTTTTGACACTTATTATCATATGATGGGAAAGTCTACTGAATCTTGTGATTTTAATGAAATGGCTATAATCTCCACTTCAGATCCAA GTCATGGTTCTTGTATATTTGCAGGAag ACTTGGAAGAAATGGCACCTTCTCTAATGTCACTGCACCATCACTGAATTCCTCAGACTCAAATTCTTTTGCATGCAATCTTCTCAGATGTGAATTGAGAATTAGAAGTCTTCTAATTGTGATAGGACTTTTAATATGGGGAGTGATTTTGCCATAA